The Desulfofundulus salinus genome includes the window TTTTTGTTTAGAATCCCGGCCCGCCCGGGGAGAGTGACACGGCTGGCGGGCGGTGTCCGGCCGGGATAAAAATGTCGCCCCTGCGGTCGTATGGTTCTACCGCAGGAAGTATATCACCCGGGCCGGGTTTTCCCGGCCCGCTGTTTTTTCAGGAGGTGATTTTTGGTGCGATGTCTTATCGTGGAACTGATCGCCTGGGTGCTGCCCCGGCGGAAGAGTATTCACGATTCGCTTGCCGGATACATAGGGGTATCCAGCGACCGGTTTCAGCAGCTGCTGGACGGGTAGGTTTCTTTTGTGGAGAAGGTCAGAACTGAACGGTCCGGGTGTTGCATTCTGCCGGTAACATATCCGGGTGATGGTGGGGAATATGACGGCGAGAAGGGGGAATACCTGTGCTCTGGCGCACGCACTTTCTGGCAGGGGCTGCCGCCGGGCTGCTCTTAACCGGTCACGCGGACCCGAAGACAATGGCGGTGTCGGCGGGGGTAGCCGGGATTGCGGCCCTTCTCCCCGACCTGGACGACCCGCGCTCGAAGTTAGGCCGGCTGGTGGCTCCGGCTTCGTGGGTAATGAAGGTGACCGTGGGCCACCGGGGACCGCTGCACTCGTTTTTAGGGGCGGGGGTAATGACCCTGCTGGCGGCTTTTGTGTTGCGGTTCTGGCATGAATATACGTATGTGTACGGCCACTTGGTGCCGCTGGTACTGGCTGGCTACCTGTCTCACCTGATCATGGACAGCCTGAACCCCCAGGGTGTACCATGGTTATGGCCGGTAAAAACGCACCTCCGCGTGCCGCTGGTTCAGACCGGAGGCATTCTGGAGCGGGTGGTTGTAATGCCGATCATGCTGGTTTTGTGCGGTTTGCTGTTCTGGTAGGCCGGATAGGAATTCTGCTGGCCCGTCCGGGATTTTCCCCACCCACCTGATGAACGGCGGGCCAGCTTCCCCCAAAAATTCTTCCCCTTTTCTTTTGCCCGGTTTCGACCGGGCTTTTTTATATAACCCGGGCGCGGCCGGAAAATCTTCCGGGGAAGAAGGAGGGGACGTTTTCTGTACCCCGTGTCCGGTTGCTCTACAAACGGAAAGGAGCTGTTTTCTATGAAAAATCCCGGACTCGCGGCGGTGTTGAGTTTTTTGGTTTGCGGTCTCGGCCAGATCTACAACGGCCAGATCGGCAAAGGGATCGTGCTTTTCGTAGCGGCAGGCGTTTCCGGCCTGCTCTGCGCGGTGGTAATTGGGTTTATTCTGCTGCCGGCCGTCTGGATATACGGCATTGTAGATGCCTACAGGACGGCTGAGAAAATCAACAGGGGGGCTGAAGGAAGTGCAGAAGACTATAGCAGGTAAGATTGGAGTTGCCTTTTTGCTAATTACCGCGCTGTTGACTTTTGCGGCTCCCGCCCTGGCAGAAGATCAGCAGGCTCCGGCGTCAGGTTCCGGCGGGATCCAGCCGGTGAGCCCGGACCAGTTTGCACAGAAGGTTAACACCATGATTGACGGTGCCTACAAAGCGGCTGGTCCCGTTACGGACGCTGTAGCGAAGATCATGCTCGCCGTGGCGGGTGTGGCCGCGCTGCTGGTGCTCTTCAGCGGCATGAAGCTCTTCCAGAAGGTTGTCGGCGCGGTCCTGTCCATAGGTTTCGGCATACTGCTGTTCTACGGGGCGCCGTATGTCGTCGGGCTGGTCAAGGGCCTGGCCCAGTATGTGACGAGGTAAAAGGAGGATGGTGGAAATGTTTAGTAAAAGGCTTAAGAAAGCTGCAGGCGCGCTTGGTACGCTGGCTGCAGGCATATTCGGGGCGGCTGCTCCTGCTTTTGCTGAACTACAGCCGCAGGACCCCAGTCAGCTGACAGACAAAATCATCGACCTTGTAAACAGGGTCGGCATGCCCGTCGGTGGCGCGCTGCTGTTTCTCTCCGTATGCGTGGGGGCCATCGAACTGATCCTGTCCCGCGGCAGGCCCGAGAAACGGGCAGAGACTATGAGCGGGCTGCTGTACGTCGCCATCGGGGGGATCATTCTCGGGGGTTCGCTGTTCTTCGCCGGGGTGTTCTTCGGCATCGGCAAGAGCGTCTTCGGCGGTTAAGGGGAGATTTGGTTCATGCGTCTTTTCCCTGTCCCCATGGACTTAACCGAAGAAGAAAAGATTCTCGGCGGTGTGCTTTCCCTGCGGCAGGTGGTCTACCTTCTGGGGGGCGGCGTTGCCGCCGTCCTCGCCCTGGCCTTTCTGAGAGCGTTACACGTACCGTGGGCGCTCGCCTTTCCGGCGGGCGTTTTGTGGTTTGTTGCGGGAGTCTTCCTGAGTTTCGGATCGCTGGCCGGTATAGGTGCGGACGAATACCTGAGCAAATTGCTTTTGTTTCGGTTCCGGCGCCGCCGGTATGACTGGGGGGATGAGTTATAGTTATAGGACTGATCTTCTTCATCCTTTCGATAGCTGTCGCAGCTTCGCTACCCTTTCTCCTGCGCTGGGCCGACAGGCGCGCGGAACGCGGCAGGTGGCAGAAAAGCGAACGGGAAGAGGTTGTGCGGGAAGGAAGGACCGGTCGTAAGAAGGCCGGCCCCTCCCTCCGCGACCTCTGGGAGATAAAGGACGTCAGGGATGGGGTGGTGTACCTGACGAGGAACCGCTACCGCATAATACTGCGCCTGACGCCGGTGAACTTCGACCTGCTTTCCGAAGGAGAGCAGCACGTGATCGAGAACGCCTTGATGGCCGTATGCCAGGGGTTAGATTTTCCCGTACAATTTCTATGCACGGCTGAAACGGTGGACACCCGGGCGGCGATAGCGGAACTTTACAGCCATGCCGCCGGGGAAACGTCCGCCGTACGGCAAAACTACGCAGAGGTGCTCTTATCCTACCTGGACACCCTCATGTCGCAGCGGTCGGTGCTGGTCAGGCGTTCATACGCAGTTGTCGGCTGCGACGGGCAGCCCTATGAAAAGGCCCGCGGGATACTGGAACACCGCGCCGCTGCACTGGCGGGCGCCCTGTCTCGGGCGAAAGTCGCGGCGGTAGTACTGTCCAGTGATGAGATCGTAGACCTGCTGCACCACCTGCTCAACAGGAACAAGGTCGTGCGGCCGTCCGACCTGGTGGGAGCAGGGGCATTGGACCTGTGCGTGAGCGGAAAGGGGGTCATTACAGGTGTTCAGACGGAAAAAGCAAAAGCAAACCTTGCGTCAGAGGGAGTACTCGCTGGATGACGGCATTCCGGCGGTGCAGGATCTTTTTATCCCGGACGGGCTCGAAGAGGAGAAGGATTACCTCTATCTTGGCCCGTCCAGGTACTGCCGGATATTTGCGATATCGAAATGGCCGCGGGACGTATACGTGGGGTGGCTGGACGAAATATTCTCGGTAGGAAACGTCGACCTGGCGGTACACGTGAGGCCCGTGCCCGACAGAAAAGTGGTGAACGACCTCACCGGAAAGGTGGTGTCGGCGCAGTCGCAGTGGATCGTGGAGAAGAACCGGGGGAGCATTATGCGTCTTCCCGAGCTGGAAAATATCATCAGGGACCTTGAAACCATCAGGGAGGCCATACAGTGCAACCGTGACCGGATGTTCAACGTTACGGTACTGATCGCTGTGCACGGCACCAATGAGGAAGACCTGAACGCGCGGTGCGACCGCGTCGAAGACATACTGGCCCGCCGGGCAACGGAGGTGCGTGCGCTCACCTTCAGGCAGGTGGAAGCGCTGAAGAGCATCCTGCCCGCGGGAAACCTGTGCGTACACGGCAGGGGCACCTTCAGGAACCTAACCCTGGGCGGCACGGCTACCGTACTGCCGGTATCAAGCGCTGTGCTCTCCCACCCGACAGGTGTGTTTCTGGGGTTCACAACCGCGAACAGTCCGGTGTTCTTCGACCCCTTCATCGGTCCGCCGTGGTTGCCCAACCAGCATATAACTGTTTTTGGTTACCCGGGTAGTGGAAAAAGCGTTACGTTGAAGGTTCTCTGCGGCAGGATTTCTCTGGTAGGTGTAAGAGTGATAATCTTCGACCTGGAGGGTGAATACAGGGAGGCGTTGAAGAACCTTTACGACGGCGAAATAATACCTGTAGTAGCCGGCGTCCCGGCGGGTATGAACCCGCTGGAGATGGAGGTGGAGCGTGACCCGGAGACAAAAAAGGAATACATCAACATAAACGACAAGGTTGCGGACGTGCGGGCTCTCGTGGCTACGATTGTGCGCGGTTTCGCCAACCGCCCCCTTGAGCCCGAGGAAATAGCCGTGCTGGAGGAAGCGGTGCGCGAGTTGTACGCCGAAAGGGGCATAACATCCGACCCGGCGAGTCTTTACGAGCCGGGCGGCAAAAAACTGCCGGAGGGCGGTTTCGCGATCGGGGGCGTAAGAAAACGGATGCCCATGCTGTCCGACCTGCACGCGAAGCTGCAGGAAAAACCCGCTACGGAAAAACTGTGCTTGATCCTAAAGCCCTTCCTCAGGGGAAATTCCCTGGGCATGTTCGACTGCGAGACGTCAAAGGACCTCACCGCGCCGGTCGTGGTATTCGACCTCTCGCGGATCAGGGACGACTTCACCAAACTCTACGCCATGTTTGTGGTGCTGACCTGGGCCTGGCACAAGTTTGCGCTGCGGCACACCGGGAAGAAGATGGTGGTGATCGACGAAGCGTGGATGTTCGTCAAATGGCCCGATTCGGCGCAGTTCCTGGAAACCCTGGCCCGCCGGGGCAGAAAACACGACACCGGGCTGGTGATAGCCAGCCAGTACGTCGAAGAATTTCTGGCACGTGAAGAAGGCCGGACGGTAATAAACGGCTGCGCTACAAACATACTGCTGGGTCAGAATCCGACCGTGGTGGACCAGGTGGTGGAGGTATTCAAACTGCCCAAGGGCATGGGTGAAAGACTCCAGACCTTTACTGACGGCAGGTGTATAATAAAGACAGGCGGTAAAAATCTGCAGGAAATGGGCGGCAACATAGCGGAAATGCAGGTATCTGTACTGCCTTACGAGATGCCGTTTGTCCGGACGGGAGGAAAGGGGGAACCGCAATGAGCTACGATTACAACTACAGGGACAGCTTCTGGGAAGCCGATGCCGCAGCCCGGGGTCTGGTTTACGACCCGTACACCGGGAGGTACGTGGAACCCTGGGAAGCTTACGGCAGTGCGGAGGAAGCCGTGGCGGGCGGCGGCGCGCTGGCCATCCTGGCGGCCCTGGAACTGGTCTGGGGACTCGTAGTCGGAATCATCCTCCTGGTTTCGCACATCGTCCTGAAGATATTCGAGTGGAACGATGCCCGGCTGGAGTACAAGCGCCTGCACGAGAAAAAAGAGCCTCTGGGGTACCAGTACGACGCCTCACTCAAAAAGTGGGGGGACGGCGTGCGCGAGAGGTACGTCCTGACCGACGAAGGCCTGGTGAGGGCGGATGAATACCGGGAGCCGGAGAAAAGCGGCCCGCGGCGGATTGTGTTCGCGAAGCGGTGCAGGATGGTGATGACCCCGCGCGGGCTGGTGCCGGCGGAAACCGCGGAGCGGGAAGGGATCAGCGGGTCGATTAGGAAAGCGGGCGGAGTCGTTCAGACTCCGGTGAGGGGAAAATGGGAGTTCGGCGGTATCTAGCGGTCGTCTGCTGTTTTCTACTCCTGGCCTTCCTGTTTCTGTCGCCTCCTGATGCCCGGGCCGAGTCCGAATATCATGCCGTTGAAGTAAAGAACGTGCGCTTCGCCACCGGTGACGGTAAGGTACACGTCACCTGGGAAGCGCACGTTGTGAAGGGCGGTCCCGCACTGGGACCCGACCGCATTACCATAAAGCGCAGCGAGCACTACGGTTCCTTTGTCGGCGACCCGGTGGCCGTCCTGGAAATGCCGCAGTCCGAAGGCTGGCTCTCCATGTCCTGGACGGACGGGAACGTTGAAGTGGGTAAAACCTACCACTACAAGGTCAACAGCAAGGATTACTGGAATGCTGTTACCGTCAGAAAGGATTCCGTTCCGCCGTCCCTGGGCGGGCAGGAAACGTCGCCCTGGTCGCCCGGCGGGGACATCAAGGATGAAGGCGGTTTATTTGAGAGAGCCGTTGCCTCCGTATTCGACGGCCTGTACAAGGTTTTCACGAAGCTGACCGGCAAGTTCGGCTTCAAGCCGGTAGGAGAACTCGTCCTGCAGGTGGATGACAACGCTTACGACCTCGTAGCCCCGGCTCCGTTTTCACCGGAACAGTGGCGCACATTGGACGGCCTCTACGGGGGCATGGCGAGCGTCGGCCTGGCGCTCTACCTGATTGCTGTGCTCGTGGCGGCGGGCAGGTTCATAGGCGCCGGGATCTCGAAAAACCCGGAGGCCAGGGCGGAAGCATCATCACAGCTCTGGCGGATGTTTTTCGCGCTCATCATCATCGCCGGCGCGCCTGTTGTCGTTCGTACGCTCTACGTTCTGAACAACGCCCTGGTGGAGGCCATCAGAACGGCCGCCGGGGACGGCGGGCGTTTGTCTGAAATTCTGTCCAACGACTGGCTCGCGAAGTTGCAGACCGGGTCGGTGCTCGGCACCGCCATTGTCAAGGTGGTCTTCGCCTGGGCCGGGTTCTGGATAAACATCATCTTCTGGGTGCGGGACTGGGTCGTTTCTGTCCTGTATGTCTTCACGCCGGTAATGGCGCTGCTCTGGGTCATGAACCGGAATGTCACCGCGGCGAGCGTCTGGCTGGGTGAGCTGCTCTCAAACACATTTCTCCAATCGGCATACGCTCTAGCGGCCGTTGTCATTGTGGTTTTCATAGCGAACGGCAACATAGGCTGGCCGCAAAAAGTCCTGGGCGCGTACATGATAATCACGCTGGGAGGCTTGTTACGCAACGGCCTGCAGGGACTGTGGACCAGGTGGGCCGGTATTGAAGAAGAAGGCGTTGCCGCGAAAGCCCTCGGCATGTTCGGGCTGGGCGGCGTGGCCGGCCTGGGGCGGCTGGTCGTCGGCAGCATTGCGGCCCCGTCCGTGGCTGGGGCCCCCGGCGGCACGGGTGGCATCGGTGCCTCAGGCGGCTCTACTATAAATTTACAGGGTACTGCGGCACCTTCTGGAACCGCAGGTTCAACGGGTACATCTCCGGGTGCGGGTGCCGCCACCGGGGGGCCCCCGGGCTATACGGTGTCGCCGGGCGGATTACTCGTCCCCGCGTCGCAGAGCGCCGCGCCCGCAGGTACTGCGTCAGGTTCCGGAGTACAGGCCGCTGCGGGTCCACAGCTGGCTACAGCAGGCGGCGGGCTCCCCACCTATCAGAACCCCCTGATTAGGTCGATGGACTACGGCAGGGTGACGAGAAACGTGGTCCAGGGCGTGGTCTCCACCGTGGGAGCGGCGGGTGCGGCCGTCATGCCCGGCGGCGACCGCGTGCTGCGTGCCGTGGCGAAAGGCGCGGGTATAGCCGCGCAGGTTGCCGCCACTGCAGGCGGCCTGATGCACCACTCCTACCAGCGTGCGAGACAGGGCGGCGGCGGGGCAGTGGAGACCGTGCGCAGGCTGCCGGGGGCGGCGCTCCAGACCCTCAAGGATGGTACCAACGTACAGCAGGGCGGCGTCTACGGGGCCGCAAAGGCGACCTTCAAGGCAGCTACCGCCGCTACGATAGACGCCGTGTCGCCCAATTCCACGCCGGTGGTGGCGAAGAGACTGACCGGGTCAAGCCTTGACGGCTACAGGTTCAAGTCCTGACGGCTGTCACGGGTTCGGGCAGGCCGGATAACAATGTCCGGCCTGCTCTTTTTTTTAAGACCAGCGGGGGAGGTGGTATTCTGGATTACCTGAAGAAGGCTGCCGGGAGGGCCGTGAAGAGGGCCGCCCGGGCCGGGGTGAGGAAACTCCTGCTCCTGCTCCTGCCCTACCTGGTGCCGTTTATTCCCTTTCTGGTGGTTCTCTTCCTGGTGGCGGTGCTGGTTGCCGCGACGTATTCGGCCATGGCCCCCGGCAGTTACCTGACGGGAGTTGATCCCTCCCCGGAAGATAAGGAAATCCAGCAGAAATACGAGCAATTGTGCAATAAATACAACGTCGCGGACACCTGGCTGGTCAACCCGGGGGAACCCTCCAGGCAGGGCGGCCCCGATTACGAGTCCTCCCCGGATCACCCGTATTACCCGAACCGGGGCAGAGGGAAAAACATCGGGGCCATGGTGGACAGGTACCGCCAGGACCTCAAGCTGGCGCTGACCTGGGGGCAGGTGCACGGGGCGTGCCTGTTCCGGAATTACGTCACGGGGGAGCGGGAAATAACGGACGGGCAGCGGGAAAAGACGGCGAAGGATCTTCACCCTTACTTCTACTATAAGGAATCCGAGGTGACGGTCTGCAGCAAGGACGGGTGCGACACCTACACTGTCTACCTGCTGGTGGAAGCGTACACCATCCAGGGCCACTACCAGTACCACTACGAGTGGGTTACGGAGACCTACGGCGAGGGAGAAAACGCCTACACCATCACCTACGAGCGGTTAAAAGATGTGCAGCAGATCCTCCCGGACAAATGGCAGCGCCTCAAGGACTGGATGAAGCAGGAGTACAATCTGGAAAACGACGCCGGCGAAGTGGAGCTGGCCCGCACGTGGCTCTGGGAAGCCACCCGGGGGTTTGACGAGCAGACGGAGTGGCTCAACTGGCTTGTGAACAACGTCAGCTATGCCTCTATTGCCTCTTCGGCTATGATCCCCCCGGAGCTGGTACCTTTCTTCAAGGAAGCGGAAGAACGGTTCGGTATCCCCTGGTGGTTCCTGGCGGCGATGGCCTTCAAGGAATCGTCCTTCAACCCTGGGGCGGAAAACCTGGACACCCACTGCTACGGGCTGATGCAGGTCTCCCCGTCGAACTGGGAACATTACGCCCCCCTGCTGGGGTTCGACCCGGTGATGGACAGGGACAACCCCCGGGCGCAGGTGATGGTGGGGGCTTACCTGTTGAAAAACTACCTGGGAAGCGTGGACTGGGAGGGCGACTGGAAGGAGCAGACCCTGCCGGGGTTGGTCAGGTACGGCGGTTTTATCGAGGTACCGCCCGGCAAACCCTATGGCTCTGTTAAAGAATGGTGCCGGGCGGAGTACGCTTCGATTATCTGGGAGCTGGCAGAAAGTTTCCGGGACGTGCCGGGCACCTGGCCGGTGCCGGGTTACAGTACGATATCGTCTTACTTCGGCTGGCG containing:
- a CDS encoding M23 family metallopeptidase, which translates into the protein MKRAARAGVRKLLLLLLPYLVPFIPFLVVLFLVAVLVAATYSAMAPGSYLTGVDPSPEDKEIQQKYEQLCNKYNVADTWLVNPGEPSRQGGPDYESSPDHPYYPNRGRGKNIGAMVDRYRQDLKLALTWGQVHGACLFRNYVTGEREITDGQREKTAKDLHPYFYYKESEVTVCSKDGCDTYTVYLLVEAYTIQGHYQYHYEWVTETYGEGENAYTITYERLKDVQQILPDKWQRLKDWMKQEYNLENDAGEVELARTWLWEATRGFDEQTEWLNWLVNNVSYASIASSAMIPPELVPFFKEAEERFGIPWWFLAAMAFKESSFNPGAENLDTHCYGLMQVSPSNWEHYAPLLGFDPVMDRDNPRAQVMVGAYLLKNYLGSVDWEGDWKEQTLPGLVRYGGFIEVPPGKPYGSVKEWCRAEYASIIWELAESFRDVPGTWPVPGYSTISSYFGWRIRPFTGEKQFHKGIDIPAPEGTPVVSVSGGVVTFVGWENPNDPGQGYGLYMTVRDGQHLYLYAHLSRTDVVKGQTVQPGQQVGAVGNTGISTGPHLHFGVQDLSGGNWIDPLLVVQPQ
- a CDS encoding pilin, which codes for MFSKRLKKAAGALGTLAAGIFGAAAPAFAELQPQDPSQLTDKIIDLVNRVGMPVGGALLFLSVCVGAIELILSRGRPEKRAETMSGLLYVAIGGIILGGSLFFAGVFFGIGKSVFGG
- a CDS encoding metal-dependent hydrolase, with the translated sequence MLWRTHFLAGAAAGLLLTGHADPKTMAVSAGVAGIAALLPDLDDPRSKLGRLVAPASWVMKVTVGHRGPLHSFLGAGVMTLLAAFVLRFWHEYTYVYGHLVPLVLAGYLSHLIMDSLNPQGVPWLWPVKTHLRVPLVQTGGILERVVVMPIMLVLCGLLFW
- a CDS encoding PrgI family mobile element protein, whose amino-acid sequence is MRLFPVPMDLTEEEKILGGVLSLRQVVYLLGGGVAAVLALAFLRALHVPWALAFPAGVLWFVAGVFLSFGSLAGIGADEYLSKLLLFRFRRRRYDWGDEL
- a CDS encoding VirB4 family type IV secretion system protein: MFRRKKQKQTLRQREYSLDDGIPAVQDLFIPDGLEEEKDYLYLGPSRYCRIFAISKWPRDVYVGWLDEIFSVGNVDLAVHVRPVPDRKVVNDLTGKVVSAQSQWIVEKNRGSIMRLPELENIIRDLETIREAIQCNRDRMFNVTVLIAVHGTNEEDLNARCDRVEDILARRATEVRALTFRQVEALKSILPAGNLCVHGRGTFRNLTLGGTATVLPVSSAVLSHPTGVFLGFTTANSPVFFDPFIGPPWLPNQHITVFGYPGSGKSVTLKVLCGRISLVGVRVIIFDLEGEYREALKNLYDGEIIPVVAGVPAGMNPLEMEVERDPETKKEYININDKVADVRALVATIVRGFANRPLEPEEIAVLEEAVRELYAERGITSDPASLYEPGGKKLPEGGFAIGGVRKRMPMLSDLHAKLQEKPATEKLCLILKPFLRGNSLGMFDCETSKDLTAPVVVFDLSRIRDDFTKLYAMFVVLTWAWHKFALRHTGKKMVVIDEAWMFVKWPDSAQFLETLARRGRKHDTGLVIASQYVEEFLAREEGRTVINGCATNILLGQNPTVVDQVVEVFKLPKGMGERLQTFTDGRCIIKTGGKNLQEMGGNIAEMQVSVLPYEMPFVRTGGKGEPQ